The following are from one region of the Mesorhizobium sp. B2-8-5 genome:
- the xseA gene encoding exodeoxyribonuclease VII large subunit, with amino-acid sequence MSETATESRSNATEYTVSEISGALKRTVEDAFGNVRVRGEISGYRGPHSSGHAYFALKDDRARIDAVVWKTTMARLKFRPEEGMEVIASGKLTTYPGKSNYQIVIDNLEPAGAGALMALLEERKRRLQAEGLFDAGRKRRLPFMPRVIGVVTSPTGSVIRDIIHRIKDRFPLHVLVWPVRVQGDTTAREVTAAVNGFNALTWEGPIRQPDLLIVARGGGSLEDLWGFNDEGLARAVAASAIPVISAVGHETDTTLIDFVADMRAPTPTGAAEIAVPVRADLEATLASLGARLNACASRHLDRKRQAVRAAARALPSPDQLLALPRRRFDDATSRLGRGLTVNIERKRATLERQRLTPATLSRRLNEARTLTGRDIARARAAFFAIVRERRARFQRNSTRLSPAPIVRRQKLQADALAGLSRRQDQATARRLDRLRAALTQADRLLSTLSHKAVLTRGFALVKDADGAVIKRVAEVAPGVALQLEFADGNAEAIATSGGARPKLAAKSPAKAKEPGNQGSLF; translated from the coding sequence ATGAGTGAAACAGCAACCGAATCACGCAGCAACGCCACCGAATACACGGTGAGCGAGATTTCCGGCGCGCTGAAGCGCACTGTCGAGGACGCCTTCGGCAATGTGCGGGTGCGTGGCGAGATTTCCGGCTATCGCGGCCCGCATTCGTCCGGCCACGCCTACTTCGCATTGAAGGACGACCGGGCGCGGATCGATGCCGTGGTCTGGAAGACCACCATGGCGCGGCTGAAGTTCCGCCCCGAGGAAGGCATGGAGGTGATCGCCAGCGGCAAGCTGACGACCTATCCCGGCAAATCCAACTACCAGATCGTCATCGACAATCTGGAGCCGGCGGGCGCCGGCGCGCTGATGGCGCTGCTCGAAGAGCGCAAACGACGGCTGCAGGCCGAAGGCCTGTTCGATGCCGGCCGCAAGCGCCGGCTGCCGTTCATGCCGCGCGTCATCGGCGTCGTCACCTCGCCGACCGGCTCGGTGATCCGCGACATCATCCATCGCATCAAGGACCGGTTTCCGCTCCATGTGCTGGTCTGGCCGGTGAGGGTTCAGGGCGACACGACCGCCAGGGAAGTCACGGCTGCGGTCAACGGCTTCAACGCGTTGACATGGGAGGGACCCATCCGCCAGCCCGATCTGTTGATCGTGGCGCGCGGCGGCGGCAGCCTCGAAGACCTCTGGGGCTTCAACGACGAAGGGCTGGCGCGGGCCGTTGCGGCGTCCGCCATCCCGGTGATCTCGGCCGTCGGGCACGAGACCGATACGACTCTGATCGACTTCGTCGCCGACATGCGCGCGCCGACGCCGACGGGTGCGGCCGAGATCGCCGTACCGGTCAGGGCGGACCTGGAGGCGACGCTCGCCAGCCTCGGCGCGCGGCTCAACGCCTGCGCCTCGCGGCATCTGGATCGCAAGCGCCAGGCGGTGCGCGCGGCGGCGCGGGCACTCCCCTCGCCGGACCAGTTGCTGGCGCTGCCGCGCCGCCGTTTCGACGATGCGACGAGCCGGCTCGGCCGCGGGTTGACGGTGAATATCGAGCGCAAGCGAGCAACGCTGGAGCGGCAAAGGCTGACGCCGGCGACCCTGTCGCGGCGCCTCAACGAAGCGCGCACGCTGACCGGCCGCGACATTGCCCGGGCGCGAGCCGCGTTCTTCGCCATCGTGCGCGAGCGCCGCGCACGCTTTCAGCGCAATTCTACGCGGCTGTCGCCGGCGCCGATCGTCCGACGGCAGAAGCTGCAGGCCGACGCATTAGCCGGACTCTCGCGCAGGCAGGACCAGGCGACGGCGCGGCGGCTCGACCGGCTGCGCGCGGCTCTCACCCAGGCGGACCGGCTGCTTTCGACATTGTCGCACAAAGCCGTGCTGACGCGCGGCTTCGCGTTGGTCAAGGACGCTGACGGCGCGGTGATCAAGCGGGTCGCGGAGGTGGCGCCCGGCGTGGCGCTGCAGCTGGAATTCGCCGACGGCAATGCCGAAGCCATCGCAACCAGCGGCGGCGCGCGGCCGAAGCTGGCCGCGAAATCACCCGCGAAAGCCAAGGAGCCGGGCAATCAGGGTTCGTTGTTCTGA
- a CDS encoding FadR/GntR family transcriptional regulator, protein MPKLVANDIAIALKKRISLGEWMENGRMPPERDLASEFGVARNTVRRAVGLLEDDGTVVRHVGRGTFLTAANPDSMAATVARMEGTSPADMMEIRQLLEPAAASFAATNASAGELNAVREAHKIACASQDMPTFEHWDAEFHHRIFACSRNDFLKEIHNLMRVLRNQRPWFEMKKRSFSEERRATYCSEHQLVLDALLARDSEGASNAMLTHLRTVERNLLGR, encoded by the coding sequence ATGCCCAAGCTGGTTGCCAACGACATCGCCATCGCCTTGAAGAAACGGATTTCGCTGGGCGAATGGATGGAAAACGGCCGTATGCCGCCCGAGCGTGACCTGGCAAGCGAGTTCGGTGTGGCGCGCAACACCGTGCGCCGCGCCGTCGGCCTGCTCGAGGATGACGGCACGGTCGTACGGCATGTTGGTCGCGGAACTTTTTTGACGGCAGCCAATCCCGATTCCATGGCCGCGACCGTCGCGCGGATGGAAGGGACCAGCCCGGCCGACATGATGGAGATCAGGCAGTTGCTGGAGCCGGCGGCGGCATCCTTCGCCGCGACCAATGCAAGCGCCGGCGAATTGAACGCAGTGCGCGAGGCGCACAAGATCGCCTGCGCATCCCAGGACATGCCGACGTTCGAGCACTGGGACGCGGAATTTCATCACCGCATATTCGCGTGCTCGCGCAACGACTTCCTCAAGGAGATCCACAATCTCATGCGCGTCCTGCGCAATCAGCGGCCGTGGTTCGAGATGAAGAAGCGTTCCTTCTCGGAGGAACGCCGCGCCACCTATTGTAGCGAGCACCAGCTCGTCCTGGATGCCTTGCTGGCGCGCGACTCCGAAGGCGCCAGCAACGCGATGCTGACGCATCTGAGGACCGTCGAGCGCAATCTTCTGGGGAGGTAG
- a CDS encoding EAL domain-containing protein, with product MSVRQNSSPLTRQVTLTVLTLAAFALAIVVGFGFYAASQADDASLVRQKMFIADGLKDQIASVQREQESVSVWDDAIINVRAANQTWIEENLSVWMYTYYGHNRVYILDAANHAIHAMREGKVVDASAYGEDQPTLLPIIEKLRRMLAGPPQTDAYGQPAKMVAGDLVSLDGKPAILSVMPLVPSSDRITQARGTECLHVSVEFINDAVIGKIAGEYLLDGARLVPLSQPAGPAAVPLVDSRGVILGYIGWDQLRPGLALVREIAPALAVALLLAGGVLVFLLRRLRRASAALQTSQDQAQYLAFHDTLTGLPNRALFEDRLRRTLLFASQDRTRVALLYLDLDRFKHINDTLGHPAGDELVRQTAARLKHTIREVDTVARLGGDEFAVILLDVPDAGSAEDIAERLLLKLREPFRLIDDQVFVSASVGIALSSGSDTDADDLLRKADIALYEAKKNGRGRYELFAGDMDDLLLRKRKVESELRKALDGEGGIKLAYQPVFAADGRGILGAEALIRWGHEVHGALPAAQFIAIAEERGLIGELGKWALREACRFAVTTELPWIAVNISPMQLRNIGFAEEVAEILSETGLDPSRLQLETTESVLLEHDDAIGTVIAALRQSGVRIVLDDFGTGYSSLSYLRRQAIDKLKIDRSFVRLLDEDESARAIVKTLIELALALKVEVTAEGVETDVQKALLVGMGCHQLQGYLLSPPLEPGQLLALPGVSSADRELSAARA from the coding sequence ATGAGCGTACGCCAAAACAGCAGCCCGTTGACCCGTCAGGTCACGCTGACCGTGCTGACGCTCGCCGCTTTCGCTTTGGCCATCGTCGTAGGCTTCGGCTTCTACGCGGCCAGCCAAGCCGATGATGCCTCGCTCGTACGACAAAAGATGTTCATCGCCGATGGTTTGAAGGACCAGATTGCGTCTGTTCAGCGGGAGCAGGAAAGCGTTTCGGTCTGGGATGACGCGATCATCAATGTGAGGGCAGCCAACCAGACCTGGATCGAAGAGAATCTCAGTGTCTGGATGTACACCTATTACGGTCACAACCGGGTCTATATTCTCGACGCCGCCAATCATGCGATCCACGCCATGCGCGAGGGCAAGGTGGTCGACGCTTCCGCTTATGGCGAGGACCAGCCCACGCTTCTTCCCATCATCGAAAAACTGCGTCGCATGCTGGCTGGGCCGCCGCAGACCGATGCGTACGGCCAGCCTGCGAAGATGGTGGCCGGGGATCTGGTGTCGCTCGACGGCAAGCCGGCGATCCTGAGTGTGATGCCGCTGGTGCCGAGCTCGGACAGGATCACCCAGGCGCGTGGCACCGAGTGCCTGCATGTGTCGGTCGAATTCATCAACGACGCGGTGATTGGCAAGATCGCCGGGGAGTACCTGCTTGATGGCGCGCGGTTGGTGCCTTTGTCACAGCCGGCTGGCCCAGCCGCCGTGCCGCTGGTCGATTCGCGCGGCGTCATCCTCGGCTATATCGGCTGGGACCAGCTGCGGCCCGGCCTTGCCTTGGTGCGCGAGATCGCTCCTGCCTTGGCGGTCGCGCTGCTGTTGGCGGGCGGCGTGCTGGTCTTCCTGTTGCGCAGGTTGCGTCGCGCCTCGGCCGCGCTGCAGACAAGTCAGGACCAGGCGCAGTATCTCGCCTTCCACGACACGCTCACCGGCCTCCCCAACCGGGCGCTGTTCGAGGACCGCTTGCGGCGCACGCTGCTGTTCGCCAGCCAGGACCGGACGCGCGTGGCGCTGCTTTACCTCGACCTCGACCGCTTCAAGCATATCAACGACACGCTCGGCCATCCGGCCGGCGACGAGCTCGTGCGCCAGACGGCGGCGCGGCTCAAGCACACGATCCGCGAAGTCGATACCGTTGCGCGACTCGGCGGCGACGAATTCGCCGTCATCCTGCTTGACGTTCCCGACGCCGGAAGTGCCGAGGACATCGCCGAAAGGCTGCTCTTGAAGCTGCGCGAGCCGTTCCGGCTGATCGACGACCAGGTCTTCGTCAGCGCGAGCGTCGGCATCGCGCTGTCGTCCGGATCGGACACCGACGCGGACGACCTGTTGCGCAAGGCCGACATCGCGCTTTACGAGGCCAAGAAGAACGGTCGTGGCCGCTACGAGCTGTTTGCCGGCGACATGGACGATCTCCTGTTGCGCAAGCGCAAGGTCGAATCCGAACTCCGCAAGGCGCTCGACGGCGAAGGTGGCATCAAGCTCGCCTATCAGCCGGTTTTCGCGGCCGACGGCCGCGGCATACTGGGGGCCGAAGCGCTGATCCGCTGGGGGCATGAAGTGCATGGTGCCTTGCCGGCCGCGCAATTCATCGCGATTGCCGAAGAGCGCGGCCTCATCGGCGAGCTCGGCAAATGGGCGCTGCGCGAAGCCTGCCGCTTCGCGGTCACGACCGAATTGCCGTGGATCGCCGTCAACATCTCTCCGATGCAGCTGCGTAACATCGGCTTTGCCGAAGAGGTCGCCGAGATCCTGAGCGAAACCGGGCTCGACCCGTCCCGCCTGCAGCTAGAGACCACCGAAAGCGTGTTGCTCGAGCACGATGACGCGATCGGCACGGTGATTGCCGCGTTGCGCCAGTCCGGCGTGCGCATCGTGCTCGACGATTTCGGCACCGGCTATTCCTCGCTGAGCTATCTGCGCCGCCAGGCGATCGACAAGCTGAAGATCGACCGGTCTTTTGTGCGTCTGCTCGACGAGGACGAAAGCGCCCGCGCAATCGTCAAGACGCTGATCGAGTTGGCGCTGGCGCTCAAGGTGGAGGTGACCGCCGAAGGCGTCGAGACCGACGTGCAAAAGGCCTTGCTGGTCGGCATGGGCTGCCACCAGTTGCAGGGCTATCTGCTGTCGCCGCCGCTGGAGCCCGGCCAATTGCTTGCGCTGCCGGGTGTTTCGTCCGCCGACCGGGAACTGTCGGCAGCTCGCGCCTGA
- a CDS encoding fumarylacetoacetate hydrolase family protein: protein MRVATFSLAGERRVGLVDLAAQTVAPFDFPVERAETGLLALIERNGAGLPRTLSPVPLAGVEIEAPIPQPRRNIFCVGKNYYEHAHEFARSGFDSSAGAGAVPKHPIIFSKVPESVVPNHASVLIDSSVSTAIDYEAELAVIIGKGGRGISKEEALDHVWGYTIVNDVTARDLQGKYSQWLIGKSQDTFCPMGPWAVTRDEFDLASAGIRCFVNEDLRQDSRISLLIFDIPTIIATLSQGITLKPGDIIATGTPVGVGIGFDPPRYLKSGDVVRIEIDGIGTLENRFVERPQ from the coding sequence ATGCGGGTCGCGACTTTCTCGCTCGCCGGCGAAAGGCGGGTCGGTCTCGTCGATCTTGCCGCCCAGACTGTCGCCCCCTTCGATTTCCCCGTCGAGCGCGCCGAGACCGGATTGCTGGCGTTGATCGAACGCAACGGAGCCGGCCTGCCGCGCACCCTCTCCCCGGTCCCGCTGGCGGGCGTAGAGATCGAAGCTCCGATTCCACAACCACGCCGCAACATCTTCTGCGTCGGCAAGAACTATTACGAGCATGCGCACGAATTTGCCCGCTCAGGCTTCGATTCCAGCGCCGGCGCCGGCGCGGTGCCAAAACACCCGATCATCTTCTCCAAAGTGCCGGAATCGGTCGTCCCCAACCACGCCAGCGTGTTGATCGACTCCTCCGTGTCGACAGCGATCGACTATGAGGCGGAGCTCGCCGTCATCATCGGCAAGGGCGGGCGCGGCATCTCGAAAGAGGAAGCTCTCGACCACGTCTGGGGCTACACGATCGTCAACGACGTCACGGCACGCGACCTGCAAGGCAAATACAGCCAGTGGCTGATCGGCAAATCGCAGGACACGTTCTGTCCGATGGGTCCATGGGCCGTCACCAGGGACGAGTTCGATCTCGCCAGCGCCGGCATCCGCTGTTTCGTCAACGAGGACCTGCGCCAGGACTCCAGGATATCGCTGCTCATCTTCGATATCCCGACCATCATCGCCACGCTGTCGCAAGGTATCACGCTCAAGCCCGGAGACATCATCGCCACCGGCACGCCCGTCGGCGTCGGCATCGGCTTCGACCCGCCCAGATATCTCAAGTCCGGCGATGTCGTGCGCATCGAGATCGACGGCATCGGCACGCTGGAGAACCGCTTCGTGGAGAGGCCGCAATGA
- a CDS encoding 16S rRNA (uracil(1498)-N(3))-methyltransferase encodes MRANYKMQRLFVPDDLGPGLEFDAGQQQSHYLAHVLRLGEGAEVLLFNGRDGEWSASIAAKSKKAVRLKVLELQRPQPPLPDLVYCFAPLKQGRLDYLVQKAVEMGAGELQPVITQHTQVAKPGIDRLRANVVEAAEQCGILAVPEVREAEKLERLLANWDKERRLIFCDEDASTNNPLPALQAVSEKKLALLVGPEGGFSDDERKMLRALPFVTAIPLGPRILRADTAAVAALAAIQATIGDW; translated from the coding sequence ATGCGCGCCAATTACAAGATGCAACGCCTGTTCGTGCCGGACGATCTCGGGCCCGGCCTCGAATTCGACGCCGGACAGCAGCAGAGCCACTATCTGGCGCATGTGCTGCGGCTCGGCGAAGGCGCCGAGGTCCTGCTTTTCAACGGCCGTGATGGCGAATGGTCGGCTTCGATCGCCGCGAAGTCCAAGAAGGCGGTCCGGCTGAAGGTGCTCGAGCTGCAGCGGCCGCAGCCGCCGCTGCCCGATCTCGTCTATTGCTTTGCACCGCTGAAGCAGGGCCGGCTCGACTACCTGGTGCAAAAAGCCGTCGAGATGGGGGCCGGTGAGTTGCAGCCGGTCATCACCCAGCACACGCAGGTGGCAAAGCCCGGCATCGATCGGCTGCGCGCCAATGTCGTCGAGGCGGCCGAGCAATGCGGAATCCTGGCGGTGCCGGAGGTGCGCGAAGCGGAAAAGCTGGAACGGCTGCTTGCCAATTGGGACAAGGAACGGCGGCTGATCTTCTGCGACGAGGATGCCTCGACCAACAATCCGCTGCCGGCCTTGCAAGCGGTAAGTGAGAAGAAACTTGCGCTTCTGGTCGGACCCGAGGGCGGATTTTCCGACGACGAGCGCAAGATGCTGAGGGCCTTGCCTTTCGTCACCGCCATTCCGCTCGGACCGCGCATCCTGCGCGCCGACACGGCGGCGGTGGCAGCGCTTGCCGCGATCCAGGCGACGATCGGCGACTGGTGA
- a CDS encoding DUF937 domain-containing protein — MPSLFDIFAQAQNGAGMQALAQQYGLSMQQTQAAVQALLPAFSQGLQRNTADPYGMGAFMTAMASGQHAKYFEDATRAFSPQGIDEGNGILGHLFGSKDLSRAVASQAAQATGLSQQVLQQMLPAMASMMMGGLFKQTNNQLSGGQMQAAGFGGSGNPLGEIIEQMMRQGGLAPAPQPAPYGENPLGKMLQDMFGGGAQQPQNQPQQAPSPYGENPLGKVLQDMFGGGTTQQPQLTQPTQSPYGDNPLGKIFEEMLRQGGGGFGLPGGQPAPQPQQRQPQPSAPQQPQTNPSGRPRNPFDDIFGKMFETGAQQRDEYEKSVGTIFDQFKRDMDRR, encoded by the coding sequence ATGCCTTCCCTGTTCGACATTTTCGCCCAGGCCCAGAACGGCGCCGGCATGCAGGCGCTGGCCCAGCAATACGGGCTTTCGATGCAGCAGACGCAGGCCGCGGTGCAGGCGCTGTTGCCGGCCTTCTCGCAAGGGCTGCAGCGCAACACCGCCGATCCCTACGGGATGGGCGCGTTCATGACGGCGATGGCTAGCGGCCAGCACGCCAAGTATTTCGAGGACGCCACGAGGGCCTTTTCGCCGCAAGGCATCGATGAGGGCAACGGCATACTCGGCCATCTGTTCGGCTCGAAGGATTTGTCGCGCGCCGTGGCGAGCCAAGCCGCGCAGGCGACGGGCTTGAGCCAGCAGGTGCTGCAGCAGATGCTGCCGGCCATGGCTTCGATGATGATGGGCGGGCTGTTCAAGCAGACCAACAATCAATTGAGTGGGGGGCAGATGCAGGCCGCCGGCTTCGGCGGCAGCGGCAATCCGCTCGGCGAGATCATCGAGCAGATGATGCGCCAAGGCGGCCTCGCGCCGGCACCGCAGCCGGCGCCCTATGGCGAGAACCCGCTCGGCAAAATGCTGCAGGACATGTTCGGCGGCGGCGCGCAGCAACCGCAAAACCAGCCCCAGCAGGCGCCCAGTCCGTACGGCGAAAACCCGCTCGGCAAGGTGCTGCAGGATATGTTCGGCGGCGGCACGACGCAGCAGCCGCAGCTGACTCAACCGACGCAAAGCCCCTATGGCGACAACCCGCTCGGCAAGATCTTCGAGGAAATGCTGCGCCAGGGCGGCGGCGGTTTCGGCCTGCCTGGGGGACAACCGGCGCCGCAGCCGCAGCAGCGCCAACCGCAGCCAAGCGCGCCGCAACAGCCGCAAACCAATCCGAGCGGCCGGCCGCGAAACCCGTTCGACGATATCTTCGGCAAGATGTTCGAGACCGGCGCTCAGCAGCGCGACGAATATGAGAAGAGCGTCGGGACGATCTTCGACCAGTTCAAGCGCGACATGGACCGGCGGTAG
- a CDS encoding LysR substrate-binding domain-containing protein, with product MKAPLDLDQLQTFISIADTGSFTRAAEEVHRTQSAVSMQMRRLEERIGKPLFEKDGRTNKLTEEGDRLLSYARRLIHLNRETLAAFDDQRLEGTIRIGTPDDYADRFLPEIMARFSRSNPRVELTVVCEPTPGLVEHIKRGNLDLALVTHNDTRGQSEVVRREPLLWVTSANHATHEQETLPMAFGRPNCIWRRAAVDVLDRQSREYRVLFSSFSATVITAAVLSGLAVSVLPECALRPGMRVLGEADGFGQLPDCRIGIMRGQTSQPEIVDALARHIAESLDNISVPVSEEAGSFDFAALAFAKMKRVKANQIMPGW from the coding sequence ATGAAAGCGCCGCTCGACCTCGATCAGTTGCAGACCTTCATCTCGATCGCCGACACGGGAAGCTTCACCCGCGCGGCCGAGGAGGTCCACCGCACGCAGTCGGCGGTGTCGATGCAGATGCGGCGGCTGGAGGAGCGGATCGGCAAGCCGCTGTTCGAAAAGGACGGCCGCACCAACAAGCTGACCGAGGAAGGCGACCGGCTGCTTTCCTATGCGCGGCGGCTGATCCACCTCAACCGCGAGACTCTAGCCGCCTTCGACGACCAGCGGCTGGAAGGCACGATCCGCATCGGCACACCTGACGACTATGCCGACCGCTTCCTGCCCGAGATCATGGCGCGCTTCTCGCGCTCCAATCCGCGCGTCGAGCTGACGGTCGTCTGCGAGCCGACGCCGGGGCTGGTCGAGCACATCAAGCGCGGCAATCTCGACCTGGCGCTGGTGACGCACAACGACACGCGCGGCCAGTCGGAGGTGGTGCGGCGCGAGCCGCTTTTGTGGGTCACCTCGGCCAACCACGCCACGCATGAGCAGGAAACCCTGCCGATGGCGTTCGGGCGGCCGAACTGCATCTGGCGGCGCGCCGCGGTCGACGTGCTCGACCGGCAGAGCCGCGAGTACCGCGTGCTGTTCTCCAGCTTCTCGGCCACGGTGATCACCGCGGCCGTGCTTTCCGGCCTGGCGGTCTCGGTGCTGCCGGAATGCGCGCTCCGGCCAGGCATGCGCGTGCTCGGCGAGGCCGACGGCTTCGGCCAGTTGCCGGACTGCCGCATCGGCATCATGCGTGGCCAGACCTCGCAGCCGGAAATCGTCGACGCCTTGGCCCGCCACATCGCCGAGAGCCTCGACAACATTTCCGTGCCGGTCAGCGAGGAGGCGGGAAGCTTCGACTTCGCCGCGCTCGCCTTCGCCAAGATGAAGCGGGTCAAGGCGAACCAGATCATGCCTGGCTGGTAA
- a CDS encoding DUF1127 domain-containing protein has translation MTTIEFASETPRITTRPAVATRALNALANAYVAWKNRRAFYRLGEMSDAELADIGLTRADLHVAVAVPFGRDPTVKLRAIASERADTIEDLARQVA, from the coding sequence ATGACCACGATTGAATTCGCTTCCGAGACCCCGCGCATTACCACGCGTCCGGCCGTTGCGACGCGTGCGCTCAATGCTCTCGCCAACGCCTATGTCGCCTGGAAAAATCGCCGCGCATTCTATCGCCTGGGCGAGATGTCGGACGCCGAGCTTGCCGATATCGGCCTGACCCGCGCCGACCTTCATGTCGCCGTCGCCGTGCCCTTCGGCCGCGACCCGACGGTGAAGCTGCGCGCCATCGCCAGCGAGCGCGCCGACACCATCGAGGATCTCGCTCGTCAGGTAGCCTGA
- a CDS encoding glutamate--cysteine ligase, with the protein MARDTTDTQPIEGIDELVGYLAAGNKPRDKWRIGTEHEKFPFYVDGNAPVPYGGERGIRAILEGMQEKLGWDPIMDAGRIIGLVEPTGQGAISLEPGGQFELSGAPLESIHQTCREGNAHLAQVREIAEPMGIRFLGLGGSPKWSLADTPKMPKSRYEIMTRYMPKVGTKGLDMMYRTCTIQVNLDFESETDMRRKMQVSLKLQPLSTALFANSPFTESRPNGLQSWRGDIWRDTDNQRSGMLEFCFSPDFGFADYVEWALDVPMYFVIRDGHYHDMTRYTFRQFMEGAARNEIPDGLPTMGDWANHLSTLFPDVRLKRFLEMRGADGGPWRRICALPAFWVGLLYDEQALDAAETLTASWTYEEALAMRNAVPEQGIAAPFRNATLRDVARDVLAVSRMGLKNRAKKNRDGYDETSFLNTLDEVVARGTTSAEEMLSAYHTRWGGSIEPVFMEYAY; encoded by the coding sequence ATGGCGCGCGACACAACCGATACCCAGCCCATCGAAGGCATCGACGAACTGGTTGGCTATCTGGCCGCCGGCAACAAGCCGCGCGACAAATGGCGCATCGGCACCGAGCATGAAAAATTCCCCTTCTATGTCGATGGCAACGCGCCTGTGCCCTATGGCGGCGAGCGCGGCATCCGCGCCATCCTCGAAGGCATGCAGGAGAAGCTCGGCTGGGATCCGATCATGGACGCCGGCCGCATCATCGGCCTGGTCGAGCCGACCGGCCAGGGCGCAATCTCGCTGGAGCCCGGCGGCCAGTTCGAACTTTCCGGCGCGCCGCTGGAATCGATCCACCAGACCTGTCGCGAGGGCAATGCGCATCTGGCGCAGGTGCGCGAGATCGCCGAACCGATGGGTATCCGCTTCCTCGGCCTTGGCGGCAGCCCGAAATGGTCGCTTGCCGACACGCCGAAAATGCCGAAGTCGCGCTACGAGATCATGACCCGCTACATGCCGAAGGTCGGCACCAAGGGCCTCGACATGATGTACCGCACCTGTACGATCCAGGTGAACCTCGACTTCGAGAGCGAGACGGACATGCGCCGCAAGATGCAGGTGTCGCTGAAGCTGCAGCCGCTGTCGACGGCGCTGTTTGCCAACTCGCCCTTCACCGAGAGCCGGCCGAACGGCCTGCAGAGCTGGCGCGGCGACATCTGGCGCGATACCGACAACCAGCGCTCCGGCATGCTCGAATTCTGCTTCTCGCCCGATTTCGGCTTCGCCGACTATGTCGAATGGGCGCTCGACGTGCCGATGTATTTCGTCATCCGCGACGGCCATTATCACGACATGACGCGCTACACGTTCCGCCAGTTCATGGAAGGCGCCGCGCGCAACGAGATTCCCGACGGGCTGCCGACGATGGGCGATTGGGCAAATCATCTCTCGACCCTGTTTCCCGACGTGCGCCTGAAGCGTTTCCTCGAAATGCGCGGCGCCGACGGTGGCCCGTGGCGGCGCATCTGCGCCCTGCCCGCCTTCTGGGTCGGGCTGCTCTATGACGAGCAGGCGCTTGACGCCGCCGAGACGCTGACCGCGAGCTGGACCTACGAGGAAGCGCTGGCGATGCGCAACGCCGTGCCGGAGCAAGGCATCGCGGCGCCGTTCCGCAACGCCACCTTGCGCGATGTCGCCCGCGACGTGCTCGCCGTCTCGCGCATGGGCCTGAAGAATCGGGCCAAGAAGAACCGCGACGGCTATGACGAGACGTCGTTTCTCAACACGCTCGACGAAGTGGTCGCCCGCGGCACGACCAGCGCCGAGGAGATGCTGTCGGCCTACCACACGCGCTGGGGCGGTTCGATCGAGCCCGTGTTCATGGAATATGCGTATTAA
- a CDS encoding DUF768 domain-containing protein yields MSEHAIEFLRGWIGEKVQCQHSPIKIEQAETLAKECCAKAAEAGILLEDIQEEVGDIQELIASRLEEAAEEGTSEAKPDKPAE; encoded by the coding sequence ATGAGTGAACATGCGATCGAGTTCTTGCGCGGATGGATTGGCGAGAAAGTCCAATGCCAGCATTCGCCGATCAAGATCGAGCAGGCCGAGACCCTTGCCAAGGAGTGCTGCGCCAAGGCTGCCGAGGCGGGCATTCTCCTGGAGGACATCCAGGAAGAGGTCGGCGACATCCAAGAACTGATCGCGTCGCGCCTCGAGGAAGCCGCCGAAGAGGGCACTAGCGAAGCGAAGCCCGACAAGCCGGCGGAATAA